The following are encoded together in the Lathyrus oleraceus cultivar Zhongwan6 chromosome 3, CAAS_Psat_ZW6_1.0, whole genome shotgun sequence genome:
- the LOC127126869 gene encoding serine/threonine-protein kinase D6PKL1: MESAAEPKVLPRNLPVLVEVSDADTSVVREASQRLMSGQDVSSVRAVSKARDSSMTRLASIREAAQLSNAAIVLAREVTQSSREPVSPTRIRTLNGNASLHDRGELLPDVETLKRSTDSFGESGPSSFAGASHPPEPVDTDLMRTVYIPIGRNKPEAGLYMKGPFLEDLSICNLTKKPSVAVVSPAESTLEESNDMGKLALPVSGARASQNNNVNSLSCPDSEENECVWDSSLPASGNASPYSSIDSTSVLRTMSIANSCASTFRSDAFTSDGVISVDRNCDSIKGSVRGDSLESAKTSASRASDSSGLSDDSNWSNITGSANKPHKGNDPRWKAILAVRTRDRILGMSHFKLLRRLGCGDIGSVYLSELSATRCYFAMKVMDKASLAARKKLVRAQTEREILQLLDHPFLPTLYTHFETDRFSCLVMEYCPGGDLHNLRQRQPGKHFSEYAARFYAAEVLLAIEYLHMLGVVYRDLKPENVLVREDGHIMLSDFDLSLRCVVSPTLIRTHDSDPSKWAAGGAFCVQPACIEPTSVCIQPVCFMPKLFSQKNKKSRKPKADPGLTTSALPELLAEPTSARSMSFVGTHEYLAPEIIKGEGHGSAVDWWTFGIFLHELLYGKTPFKGSGNRATLFNVVGQQLKFPESPATSYASRDLIRGLLVKEPQNRLGVKRGATELKQHPFFEGINWALIRCSTPPEIPRQMENELAAKFEAVDNNTVGVGSNSKKMVDGNTETKAGGGKYLDFEFF; the protein is encoded by the exons ATGGAGAGTGCAGCCGAGCCGAAAGTACTTCCTCGGAACTTGCCTGTCCTGGTTGAGGTATCTGATGCAGATACATCTGTTGTAAGGGAAGCTAGTCAGAGGTTAATGTCGGGGCAGGATGTTTCGTCTGTGCGTGCGGTTTCGAAAGCACGGGATAGTTCTATGACGCGTCTGGCCTCCATTAGAGAAGCGGCGCAGTTATCAAATGCAGCAATTGTTTTGGCAAGAGAAGTTACACAATCCTCTCGAGAGCCTGTTTCCCCTACGCGTATAAGAACACTGAACGGAAACGCCTCTTTACATGATCGTGGAGAACTCTTGCCTGATGTTGAGACGTTGAAGAGAAGTACTGATTCTTTTGGGGAAAGTGGTCCGAGTTCATTTGCTGGTGCTAGTCACCCCCCAGAACCTGTTGATACCGATCTCATGAGAACGGTTTATATACCGATAGGTCGAAACAAACCCGAAGCTGGGTTGTACATGAAGGGTCCTTTCCTCGAAGATCTTTCAATCTGTAATCTCACTAAGAAACCAAGCGTAGCTGTTGTTTCGCCTGCAGAAAGTACTCTTGAAGAATCAAATGACATGGGGAAGTTAGCCTTGCCGGTTTCAGGTGCTCGTGCATCACAGAATAATAACGTGAATTCTCTATCTTGCCCAGATTCTGAGGAGAATGAATGCGTTTGGGATTCTTCTTTGCCTGCAAGTGGAAATGCCAGTCCATATAGTAGTATTGATAGTACTAGTGTTCTCAGAACAATGAGCATTGCTAATAGTTGTGCGAGTACGTTTCGGAGCGATGCATTCACTAGTGATGGCGTGATTAGTGTAGACAGAAATTGCGATAGTATTAAAGGAAGTGTAAGGGGGGATTCGCTCGAGAGTGCAAAAACTAGTGCTAGTCGTGCAAGTGATAGCAGTGGCCTCAGTGATGATAGCAACTGGAGTAACATCACCGGTAGTGCCAATAAACCACATAAAGGAAATGATCCTAGGTGGAAGGCTATCCTTGCTGTTCGAACACGGGATAGAATTTTGGGCATGAGTCATTTTAAGTTACTAAGACGACTTGGTTGTGGTGATATCGGAAGCGTGTATCTCTCTGAGCTGAGTGCAACTCGGTGTTATTTTGCAATGAAAGTTATGGACAAGGCATCCCTAGCTGCAAGAAAGAAGCTGGTTAGGGCACAGACAGAAAGAGAGATACTGCAGTTGCTCGACCATCCATTTTTGCCAACGTTGTACACACATTTTGAGACCGACCGGTTCTCGTGTTTGGTAATGGAATACTGTCCGGGTGGTGATCTGCATAATTTAAGGCAACGACAACCAGGGAAACATTTCTCAGAGTATGCTGCACG CTTTTATGCTGCAGAGGTCCTGTTAGCAATTGAATATCTTCACATGCTTGGAGTTGTTTATCGAGACCTTAAACCCGAAAATGTACTTGTTCGAGAAGACGGTCACATAATGCTCTCAGACTTCGATCTTTCTCTTAGGTGTGTTGTTTCGCCTACCCTTATCAGAACTCACGACAGCGACCCTTCAAAATGGGCAGCCGGTGGTGCATTCTGTGTCCAGCCTGCTTGTATTGAGCCTACCTCTGTATGCATCCAGCCTGTCTGTTTTATGCCTAAGCTTTTTTctcagaaaaataaaaaatcacGGAAGCCTAAAGCGGATCCTGGCCTGACAACTAGTGCACTTCCAGAACTTCTTGCCGAGCCTACATCGGCCCGGTCGATGTCCTTCGTTGGCACACATGAGTATCTTGCCCCTGAAATAATCAAAGGAGAAGGTCATGGAAGTGCAGTTGATTGGTGGACATTCGGCATTTTCTTGCACGAGTTATTGTATGGTAAAACCCCTTTCAAAGGATCTGGAAACCGAGCTACGCTGTTCAATGTAGTAGGGCAGCAGCTCAAGTTTCCCGAGTCACCAGCTACGAGTTATGCCAGCCGGGATCTAATCCGAGGTTTGCTTGTGAAGGAGCCGCAGAACCGTCTTGGAGTGAAGAGGGGTGCAACTGAGCTGAAACAGCATCCTTTCTTTGAAGGCATAAACTGGGCGTTGATTAGGTGCAGCACACCACCGGAAATTCCAAGACAAATGGAAAATGAACTAGCGGCAAAGTTTGAAGCAGTTGATAATAATACGGTTGGCGTCGGGAGCAATAGTAAGAAAATGGTTGATGGTAATACCGAAACGAAGGCCGGGGGTGGTAAATATCTTGACTTTGAGTTCTTTTAG
- the LOC127129152 gene encoding uncharacterized protein LOC127129152: MAIHGTTHRTQTSSTKPSSFSETYQPKPPHEKLYTDFKIYWPFSIPLTSEAAAIRIIRNLENLGLYYTLFVWIILFIILIPHHKTSLILFVIMTYVITIYHLLLRACPNNIVFHRRIDKRFVFGLLVFATVVLLILTDAGIRLAVTLACAVPLVLVHAVLWVSHYVFEVVNDDVCCCCCNKELTSLVGHSEFEGDRLENV, encoded by the coding sequence ATGGCAATTCATGGAACAACACATAGAACACAAACCTCATCAACAAAACCATCATCATTTTCCGAAACATACCAACCAAAACCACCTCACGAAAAACTCTACACCGATTTCAAAATTTACTGGCCCTTTAGCATTCCTCTAACCTCAGAAGCCGCGGCGATTCGCATCATTCGAAACTTAGAAAATCTTGGACTATACTACACACTTTTCGTATGGATCATACTCTTCATAATCCTCATTCCTCATCATAAAACATCATTGATTCTGTTTGTTATAATGACATATGTCATAACCATTTATCATTTACTACTAAGAGCATGCCCCAACAATATCGTGTTTCATAGAAGAATCGATAAAAGGTTTGTGTTTGGTTTGCTAGTGTTTGCGACAGTGGTGCTACTGATTTTGACTGATGCAGGGATTCGTCTTGCGGTTACTTTAGCTTGTGCTGTGCCTTTGGTTTTGGTGCATGCTGTTTTATGGGTTAGTCACTATGTTTTTGAGGTTGTTAATGATGATgtctgttgttgctgttgtaaCAAAGAATTGACTTCACTAGTTGGTCACAGTGAGTTTGAAGGTGATAGGTTAGAGAATGTTTGA